A section of the Pseudomonas lini genome encodes:
- a CDS encoding phage tail protein — protein MEVFIGTIQPFAFNFAPNGWALCNGQTLAISQYNTVFALLGVNFGGNGTTSFMLPNLQGRMPVAMGNGLGLTPRVIGEVSGTENVTATITNLPNHTHALSGLTATTTLQLASPASNPVTNPTATNSYIGASGGGPGSASIYSDQQGAAAVPLKGVATTVTGEISSAGNGLPMEVMNPFLVLNFSIALNGLFPSRN, from the coding sequence ATGGAAGTATTCATCGGCACTATCCAGCCTTTCGCCTTTAACTTCGCGCCCAACGGCTGGGCCCTATGCAACGGCCAGACGCTGGCGATCTCGCAATACAACACGGTTTTCGCACTGCTGGGAGTCAATTTCGGAGGCAATGGCACCACCAGTTTCATGCTGCCCAACCTGCAAGGTCGCATGCCGGTCGCCATGGGCAACGGCCTGGGCCTGACCCCACGCGTCATCGGCGAAGTATCCGGGACCGAGAACGTCACCGCGACCATCACTAACCTGCCCAACCACACCCACGCCTTGTCCGGGCTCACGGCCACCACCACCCTGCAACTGGCCAGCCCGGCGAGTAACCCGGTCACCAACCCGACCGCGACCAACTCGTACATCGGCGCCTCCGGCGGCGGCCCCGGCTCGGCGAGTATTTACTCCGATCAGCAAGGTGCCGCGGCCGTACCGCTCAAGGGCGTGGCCACTACGGTAACGGGGGAAATCTCGTCCGCCGGCAACGGCTTGCCCATGGAAGTGATGAACCCATTCCTAGTGCTCAACTTCAGCATCGCCCTGAACGGGCTATTCCCTTCGCGTAACTGA
- a CDS encoding GNAT family N-acetyltransferase has translation MANTDSVAADGLVVRPSRTSDGPFLHSLYQAARPDLQWIDGEQEVVQQVVAQQFKVQEQGLGENFPNAMHYVIEKLDTAIGALTTDFGPNEIRVLYLAFIPQARGKGYGRTVLQGVQKAAQQIRCPVATVVWANNPHARQHYLALGFQVEERNPAAERLVWYPKG, from the coding sequence ATGGCGAATACCGATTCAGTGGCAGCGGACGGCTTGGTGGTCAGGCCTTCGCGGACCAGTGATGGGCCTTTTCTGCACAGCCTTTACCAAGCGGCGCGGCCGGATTTGCAATGGATCGACGGTGAGCAGGAGGTGGTCCAGCAGGTGGTTGCCCAGCAATTCAAAGTGCAGGAACAAGGGCTGGGGGAGAACTTCCCCAATGCCATGCATTACGTGATAGAGAAACTCGACACGGCCATTGGCGCGTTGACCACGGATTTCGGCCCCAATGAAATTCGCGTGCTGTACCTGGCGTTTATCCCCCAGGCCCGAGGCAAGGGTTACGGTCGGACGGTGCTGCAAGGCGTGCAGAAAGCCGCGCAACAAATCCGCTGCCCGGTAGCGACGGTGGTCTGGGCCAACAATCCCCATGCACGCCAGCATTACCTGGCGCTGGGGTTTCAGGTTGAAGAACGCAACCCGGCGGCGGAGCGGTTGGTGTGGTATCCGAAGGGGTGA
- a CDS encoding efflux RND transporter periplasmic adaptor subunit: MNAPVTGGAEQVFARFLDLERQTRAARTPSQLAYSLVNDGQALFGFRHAALLIAGKVQAVTGVSAVEPNAPFVAFVEQAVAQLFKLEVLKQARVITPDLLSESILADWQSLSAAQVFWLPLIDHQGEVFGGLWLARDVPWNPSEQVLLSQLGDTYSHAWLAQQPRKPWRLRWTRKRQVALVAVLLLGLLIPVRQSVLAPAEVVPLGGRVVAAPLDGVIAEFLVKPNQAVKTGDLLLRFESTTLKAQADVAGRALGVAEAELKANSQRSFADAESSSKIDLLAARVEQKRAERDYARELLKRSEVRAERDGIAVFADAERWTGKPVQTGERLMEIADPNQAELRIELAVGDAIALEAGAQVALFLDSDPLQRHLAKLERSAYEAQPTAAGQLAYRLDATFDAAPPRIGLRGTAKVFGDRAPLALYLLRRPLAGLRQSVGL, translated from the coding sequence ATGAACGCCCCGGTGACCGGCGGCGCCGAGCAGGTGTTCGCAAGGTTTCTCGACCTCGAACGCCAGACCCGCGCCGCGCGCACGCCTTCGCAACTGGCTTACAGCCTGGTGAATGACGGTCAGGCGCTGTTCGGTTTCCGCCATGCCGCGCTGTTGATCGCCGGCAAGGTGCAGGCGGTCACCGGTGTCAGTGCCGTGGAACCGAATGCGCCGTTCGTGGCATTTGTCGAGCAAGCAGTCGCGCAGCTGTTCAAGCTTGAGGTGCTGAAACAAGCGCGGGTGATCACCCCCGATCTTCTCAGTGAATCGATTCTGGCCGACTGGCAAAGTCTGTCAGCCGCTCAGGTGTTCTGGCTGCCGCTGATCGATCATCAGGGCGAGGTGTTCGGCGGTCTATGGCTGGCGCGGGATGTGCCGTGGAACCCTTCCGAACAAGTGCTGCTGTCGCAACTGGGCGACACTTACAGCCATGCCTGGCTGGCGCAACAACCGCGCAAACCCTGGCGGCTGCGCTGGACGCGCAAGCGTCAGGTGGCGCTGGTTGCCGTGTTGTTGCTCGGGTTGCTGATCCCGGTGCGCCAATCGGTGCTGGCCCCGGCCGAAGTCGTCCCATTGGGCGGTCGGGTGGTCGCAGCGCCGCTGGACGGGGTGATCGCCGAGTTTCTGGTCAAACCCAACCAGGCAGTGAAAACCGGTGACCTGCTGCTGCGCTTCGAAAGCACCACGCTCAAGGCTCAGGCCGATGTGGCCGGGCGGGCCCTGGGCGTTGCCGAAGCGGAACTCAAGGCCAATTCCCAACGCTCCTTCGCCGATGCCGAGTCCAGTTCGAAAATCGATCTGCTGGCGGCGCGAGTGGAGCAGAAGCGCGCCGAACGGGATTACGCCCGGGAGCTGCTCAAACGCAGCGAAGTGCGTGCCGAGCGGGACGGCATCGCGGTGTTCGCCGACGCCGAACGCTGGACCGGCAAACCCGTGCAAACCGGCGAGCGGCTGATGGAAATCGCCGACCCGAACCAGGCCGAGTTGCGCATCGAATTGGCCGTGGGCGATGCGATTGCCCTGGAGGCGGGGGCGCAGGTCGCACTGTTTCTCGACAGTGATCCGCTGCAGCGGCATTTGGCCAAACTCGAACGTTCGGCTTACGAAGCGCAGCCCACTGCTGCCGGGCAACTGGCTTATCGACTGGATGCGACGTTCGACGCCGCACCGCCGCGCATCGGTTTGCGCGGCACTGCGAAAGTCTTCGGCGACCGTGCGCCGCTGGCGTTGTATCTGTTGCGTCGACCGCTGGCCGGGTTGCGTCAAAGCGTGGGCCTGTAG
- a CDS encoding sulfotransferase, with protein MQHFHFISGLPRSGSTLLSAILLQNPRFHAGMTSPVGALFSGVLEQCSAGSEFGAVIDTDLRRRLLRGLFDSFYADKADKPVVFDTNRLWSSRLPAISDLFPQAKIIACVRNVAWVMDSIERLYRANPFENTKLFGDAVERNTVYSRCETLAQRNRLVGFSWAALKEAYYGEHADSLLIIDYDLLSQAPERVMRLVYDFIGEPWFEHDFDHLAYDAPEFDQALGLSGLHKVKAKVQLQSRRTILPPDLFKQYAELSFWLDGSASAANVIRMKADAAIS; from the coding sequence ATGCAGCACTTTCACTTTATTTCCGGCTTGCCGCGTTCGGGCTCAACCCTGCTTTCTGCGATTCTGTTGCAGAACCCGCGCTTTCATGCCGGTATGACCAGCCCCGTGGGGGCGCTCTTTTCCGGTGTCCTGGAGCAATGCAGCGCCGGCAGCGAATTCGGTGCGGTGATCGACACCGACCTGCGTCGCCGCCTGTTGCGCGGCCTGTTCGATTCTTTCTACGCCGACAAGGCCGACAAACCGGTGGTGTTCGACACCAACCGTCTGTGGAGCTCACGCCTGCCGGCGATCAGCGATCTGTTCCCTCAAGCCAAGATTATTGCCTGCGTGCGCAATGTCGCCTGGGTCATGGACAGTATCGAGCGCCTGTACCGCGCCAACCCCTTCGAAAACACCAAGCTGTTCGGCGATGCGGTCGAACGCAACACGGTCTACAGCCGCTGCGAAACCCTGGCCCAGCGTAATCGGCTGGTGGGGTTTTCCTGGGCCGCCCTCAAGGAAGCCTATTACGGCGAACACGCCGACTCGTTGCTGATCATCGATTACGACTTGCTGAGCCAGGCGCCGGAACGGGTGATGCGACTGGTCTACGACTTCATCGGTGAACCTTGGTTTGAACATGATTTCGATCATTTGGCCTATGACGCGCCGGAATTCGACCAGGCCCTCGGCCTCTCGGGGCTGCACAAGGTGAAGGCCAAAGTCCAATTGCAGTCCAGGCGCACGATCCTGCCGCCGGACTTGTTCAAGCAATACGCCGAGTTGTCCTTCTGGCTCGATGGCTCCGCCAGCGCCGCCAATGTCATTCGTATGAAAGCCGACGCCGCGATCAGTTGA
- a CDS encoding efflux RND transporter periplasmic adaptor subunit → MRRVRILVIGLTFVTCVVQAQTPAPDDPLLESSAVGGNASASSDARGVLRARDQAVLASELSGRIVELPFSEGESFKKGDTLARFDCSAYQAQLNAAQAASRGAGEELAHNKQLAALNSVGRFEVARAEAKVSEIQAQSQVYQVQVKRCSVVAPFDGQVVERKVKRYESVAAGAPLLDVVDNRTLEIHLLVPSRWMGKLKSGQTFSFVPDETGQPLNATVKRLGARIDEGSQTLLLVAALPNANGLLAGMSGTAHFAELK, encoded by the coding sequence TGGATTGACCTTCGTAACGTGCGTAGTACAGGCGCAAACGCCTGCGCCAGACGATCCGTTGCTGGAAAGTAGCGCGGTCGGCGGTAATGCATCGGCCAGCAGTGACGCCCGTGGTGTGCTGCGGGCCCGGGATCAGGCGGTGCTGGCCAGCGAGTTGTCGGGGCGGATTGTCGAGTTGCCGTTCAGTGAGGGCGAGTCGTTCAAAAAGGGCGACACCCTGGCGCGGTTTGACTGTTCGGCTTATCAGGCCCAGCTCAACGCGGCTCAGGCCGCCAGCCGTGGTGCTGGTGAAGAGCTGGCACACAACAAACAACTGGCGGCGTTGAATTCGGTCGGGCGCTTTGAAGTGGCGCGGGCCGAGGCCAAGGTCAGCGAGATTCAGGCGCAGTCTCAGGTCTATCAGGTTCAGGTCAAACGCTGCAGCGTGGTGGCGCCGTTCGATGGTCAGGTCGTCGAGCGTAAGGTCAAGCGCTACGAAAGCGTTGCCGCTGGCGCGCCGTTGCTGGACGTGGTCGATAACCGCACCCTGGAAATTCACCTGTTGGTGCCGTCGCGCTGGATGGGCAAACTCAAGTCCGGCCAGACGTTCAGTTTTGTCCCCGATGAAACCGGTCAGCCGCTGAATGCCACGGTCAAACGCCTCGGTGCGCGTATCGATGAAGGCAGCCAGACCTTGCTGCTGGTGGCGGCGCTGCCCAACGCCAACGGTCTGTTGGCCGGCATGAGCGGAACGGCGCATTTCGCGGAGCTCAAATGA
- a CDS encoding HlyD family efflux transporter periplasmic adaptor subunit yields MSLPSLRADLQLSTAAPALDGSPRWTLADPVRGRYFKLGAAAMRLLRHWSLGDPEQVLRAANREPGLPLDGVALEQLLEFLRGHDLISALDPSQRASYSLKAAAQRQSLWQILLHQYLFFRVPLWRPDAFLNRAWPWLERFGPRALRYGLPATLGLGVFLVSRDWQRFIATFPHLFSLGGALAFAVALFFAKLCHEFGHAFMAKRAGCRVQSMGVAFMVLLPMFYTDVSDAWRVNDRRARLLIGAGGVLAELVLACIALLAWSLLPDGPGRTAAFMLASATWITTLVINLNPFMRFDGYFLLSDFWEVDNLQGRAFALCRWRLREFLFGYAAPAPEPWSPKMQRRLLIWGYGAWLWRAALFFGIALAVYHLFFKVLGIFLMLVELVWFIFLPILSEWRQWWSRREQAHAPRVLLSGLALLGLLLLLALPWRSAVELPTMLEAGRASALHAPVAARVKTVNVQDGQIVAQGEVLIELESPDLDSRQAIVRREIQIQQLQMRRQAGRSETAADAGIVEQRLAEAVAEYRGLAAQRERLLLRAPHGGKVRDLLPQLTVGRWLSTKDPLARVVEDGARLRGYLAEAELWRVAPGASGRFIADDPMHPAITVQLSEIDTNGVAYVDQEALTSDHHGPIAVRRDQHQRAEPVQAQYGARLSILENTPTPVQPLRGIVVLQGSGESLLGVAWRRLAALGVRESGF; encoded by the coding sequence ATGAGCCTGCCGAGCCTGCGGGCAGACCTGCAATTGTCGACGGCGGCCCCAGCCCTCGACGGATCGCCGCGCTGGACCTTGGCCGACCCGGTGCGTGGGCGCTATTTCAAACTCGGTGCGGCGGCGATGCGTTTGCTGCGCCATTGGTCTCTGGGTGATCCGGAGCAAGTGCTGCGTGCCGCCAACCGCGAACCGGGGCTGCCGCTGGATGGCGTGGCGCTTGAGCAATTGCTGGAGTTTTTGCGCGGCCACGACCTGATCAGCGCCCTCGACCCGTCGCAGCGCGCCAGTTACAGCCTGAAGGCCGCGGCTCAGCGCCAAAGCCTGTGGCAAATCCTGCTGCATCAATACCTGTTTTTCCGGGTTCCGCTGTGGCGCCCGGACGCTTTTCTCAATCGCGCCTGGCCGTGGCTGGAACGTTTCGGCCCGCGCGCATTGCGCTACGGATTGCCCGCGACACTGGGCCTCGGGGTGTTTCTGGTGTCGCGGGACTGGCAGCGGTTTATCGCCACCTTTCCGCACCTGTTCAGCCTCGGCGGTGCGCTGGCGTTCGCTGTGGCGCTGTTTTTCGCCAAGCTGTGCCACGAGTTCGGCCACGCCTTCATGGCCAAGCGCGCAGGTTGTCGGGTGCAGAGCATGGGCGTGGCGTTCATGGTGCTGCTGCCGATGTTTTACACGGACGTCAGCGACGCCTGGCGCGTCAATGATCGCCGTGCGCGGTTGTTGATCGGTGCCGGCGGGGTGCTGGCGGAGCTGGTGTTGGCGTGTATCGCGCTGCTCGCCTGGTCACTGCTGCCTGACGGCCCCGGGCGCACGGCGGCGTTCATGCTCGCCAGTGCGACCTGGATCACCACGCTGGTGATCAACCTCAATCCTTTCATGCGTTTCGATGGCTACTTCTTGCTCAGTGATTTCTGGGAAGTGGATAACCTTCAAGGGCGGGCCTTTGCCTTGTGCCGCTGGCGGCTGCGCGAGTTTTTGTTCGGCTACGCAGCCCCGGCGCCGGAACCATGGTCGCCGAAGATGCAGCGGCGTTTGCTGATCTGGGGGTATGGCGCGTGGCTGTGGCGGGCGGCGCTGTTTTTCGGGATTGCGCTGGCGGTCTATCACCTGTTCTTCAAGGTGTTGGGGATTTTCCTGATGCTGGTGGAGCTGGTGTGGTTCATTTTTCTGCCGATCCTGAGTGAGTGGCGGCAATGGTGGAGCCGTCGCGAACAAGCGCATGCGCCTCGAGTACTGCTCAGCGGTCTGGCATTGCTTGGGCTGTTGCTGCTGCTGGCGTTGCCTTGGCGAAGCGCGGTGGAGTTGCCGACGATGCTAGAGGCCGGACGCGCCAGCGCCCTGCACGCGCCGGTGGCGGCGCGGGTCAAAACGGTGAATGTGCAGGATGGCCAGATCGTCGCTCAGGGCGAGGTGCTGATCGAGTTGGAATCCCCGGATCTGGACTCACGCCAGGCCATCGTCCGTCGCGAAATCCAGATCCAGCAGTTGCAGATGCGTCGTCAGGCCGGCCGCAGCGAAACCGCCGCCGATGCCGGTATCGTCGAACAGCGCCTGGCTGAAGCCGTGGCCGAATATCGGGGGCTGGCTGCCCAGCGTGAGCGTCTGCTGCTGCGCGCCCCCCACGGTGGCAAGGTGCGCGATTTGCTGCCGCAGTTAACGGTCGGCCGCTGGCTTTCGACCAAAGATCCTTTGGCCCGGGTGGTCGAAGACGGCGCGCGCTTGCGCGGTTATCTGGCCGAAGCCGAACTCTGGCGTGTCGCCCCGGGTGCCAGCGGGCGGTTCATTGCCGATGACCCGATGCACCCGGCGATCACCGTGCAATTGAGCGAAATCGACACCAACGGCGTGGCTTATGTCGATCAGGAAGCGCTGACCTCCGATCATCACGGGCCAATAGCCGTGCGGCGTGATCAGCATCAGCGCGCCGAGCCGGTGCAGGCGCAGTACGGCGCGCGGTTGAGCATCCTCGAAAATACCCCGACGCCGGTGCAGCCGTTGCGCGGCATTGTGGTGTTGCAGGGCAGCGGCGAGTCGTTGCTGGGCGTTGCCTGGCGGCGCTTGGCGGCTTTGGGGGTCAGGGAAAGCGGCTTCTAA
- a CDS encoding DUF6916 family protein — protein MLQQVQSQHFQALLGKTGTLRLPDGSELPIHIDALAETPRSQMPNSERMPFSVELNSLQPTDFVDGLCALELPELGQVEDIFVSRVPAMGRDPQLGYFYIAFN, from the coding sequence ATGCTGCAACAGGTTCAAAGCCAACACTTTCAGGCGCTGCTGGGCAAAACAGGAACGCTGCGGCTGCCCGATGGCAGTGAATTGCCGATCCATATCGACGCCCTTGCAGAAACGCCCCGTTCACAGATGCCAAACAGCGAGCGCATGCCGTTCAGCGTCGAGCTCAACAGCCTGCAACCCACTGATTTTGTCGATGGGCTGTGTGCGCTAGAGTTGCCGGAGCTGGGTCAGGTAGAAGATATTTTTGTTTCGCGGGTACCGGCCATGGGGCGTGATCCGCAACTGGGGTACTTCTACATCGCGTTCAACTGA
- a CDS encoding glycosyltransferase family 39 protein — MEARRETPLGDTQDPHAMPGLWAAVRRLLQWAREHWLLSILVLAALVRFYDLTAAAIWGDEGSSLLLSQYSLAGIWEHAAHDVHPPLYFMLLHGWIGLFGDGIFSIRSLSALPGIATVGLGVWLVDLLATRRAALLAGVLLALLPTAVRYSQEVRMYSLLGLWLIGATIALMYWIRRPQRTRYLVIYTLLMSAAFYTHYFTALCVLCHWLYLGLIRVQSGYRLRHIQRSGWWLANAAIVALYLPWVPNLLDLIQHMDQLKANGDVGWELPVTLGSLPSMIWSFLIQDDGENLPTLVFIALPLALLALAGVALARDRSVFRGSALAVIYTVLPVLLVFVVSFISPVFIERYLTAYALGLPMFVALAIDRLYAGSKVLALAVLMLFVGVELVGLKNNATVDTDDQISVMVNYVNQHFTPGDRIVTSDMLWYLSYVYYNRTDAKPLLYTPPLADGRSSRPNAYGFGTLVTHDIYLDSLGALPKGNGRVWLVGTIDGPDEFAPLPAGWQRISETHAGGAEARLYVLK; from the coding sequence ATGGAGGCGCGCAGAGAAACACCGCTGGGCGATACCCAGGACCCGCATGCGATGCCGGGGTTGTGGGCGGCTGTCCGTCGCTTGCTTCAATGGGCGCGGGAGCACTGGCTGTTGTCGATCCTGGTATTGGCCGCCCTGGTGCGTTTTTACGACTTGACGGCGGCTGCGATCTGGGGCGACGAAGGGTCTAGCCTGTTGCTGAGCCAGTATTCCCTGGCCGGGATCTGGGAACATGCGGCTCATGATGTGCATCCACCCTTGTATTTCATGCTGCTGCACGGCTGGATCGGCCTGTTCGGCGACGGCATTTTTTCGATTCGCAGCCTGAGTGCGCTGCCGGGGATTGCCACGGTGGGGCTCGGCGTCTGGCTGGTGGACCTGCTTGCTACCCGCCGCGCCGCATTGCTGGCCGGGGTTCTGCTGGCGCTGCTACCCACGGCGGTGCGTTACAGCCAGGAAGTGCGGATGTATTCCCTGCTGGGGCTGTGGCTGATCGGTGCCACGATCGCCTTGATGTATTGGATCAGGCGGCCGCAACGCACGCGCTATCTGGTGATTTACACCTTGCTGATGAGTGCGGCGTTCTACACCCATTACTTCACGGCGCTGTGTGTGCTTTGCCACTGGCTGTATCTGGGACTGATCCGCGTGCAATCAGGGTATCGATTGCGGCACATTCAGCGCTCTGGCTGGTGGCTGGCCAATGCGGCGATTGTGGCGTTGTACCTGCCGTGGGTGCCCAATCTGCTCGATCTGATCCAGCACATGGATCAGCTCAAAGCCAATGGCGATGTGGGGTGGGAGCTCCCTGTCACGCTCGGGTCATTACCTTCGATGATTTGGTCGTTCCTGATTCAGGACGACGGCGAGAACCTGCCCACGCTGGTTTTTATCGCACTGCCACTGGCGCTGCTGGCCTTGGCGGGCGTGGCGTTGGCGCGGGATCGCAGTGTTTTCCGTGGCAGTGCACTGGCGGTGATCTACACCGTTCTCCCGGTGTTGCTGGTGTTTGTGGTGTCGTTCATATCGCCGGTGTTTATCGAGCGTTACCTGACCGCTTATGCCCTGGGCTTGCCGATGTTTGTGGCGCTGGCCATCGACCGCTTGTACGCGGGCTCCAAGGTATTGGCGCTGGCCGTGCTGATGCTGTTTGTCGGCGTCGAACTGGTGGGCCTGAAGAACAATGCCACGGTGGATACCGACGATCAGATCAGCGTCATGGTCAACTACGTGAACCAGCACTTCACCCCCGGCGATCGAATCGTCACCAGCGACATGCTTTGGTACCTGAGTTATGTCTATTACAACCGCACTGACGCCAAACCGTTGCTGTACACGCCGCCGTTGGCCGATGGCAGGTCGAGCCGGCCGAACGCTTACGGTTTCGGTACGCTGGTGACCCATGACATCTACCTGGATAGTCTTGGCGCCTTGCCCAAAGGTAATGGTCGAGTCTGGCTGGTCGGTACCATCGATGGACCGGACGAATTCGCCCCCTTGCCTGCGGGTTGGCAACGCATCAGTGAAACCCACGCGGGAGGCGCCGAGGCGCGCTTGTATGTGCTGAAGTAA